From the Solanum lycopersicum chromosome 10, SLM_r2.1 genome, one window contains:
- the LOC101243751 gene encoding agamous-like MADS-box protein AGL62: MENKKTKGRQKIPMKKIENEKALLSSFSKRRNGLFKAANNLVKKFDVDIGIIVFSPTGKPHSYFHPTVDAVISRFQNPDMQLSDETHLAMIFARNSVNQLEKKLEELDIQEKIEIDRTNYLDQMTETRQKGWWESIEQLNEDEVSKFEEWLNVASFTMHYRLNQSIVSS, translated from the coding sequence ATGGAGAATAAGAAGACTAAAGGACGTCAAAAGATaccaatgaaaaaaatagaaaatgaaaaggcCTTGTTAAGTTCATTTTCAAAGCGCCGTAATGGTTTGTTCAAAGCAGCGAATAATCTcgtaaaaaaatttgatgtagACATTGGAATAATAGTGTTTTCTCCTACTGGTAAGCCTCATTCATATTTTCATCCTACAGTTGATGCAGTCATTTCTCGTTTTCAGAATCCTGATATGCAGTTAAGTGATGAAACTCACCTGGCCATGATTTTTGCTCGAAATTCGGTGAATCAACTCGAAAAAAAGCTTGAAGAACTTGACatccaagaaaaaattgaaattgatcgAACAAATTATCTTGACCAAATGACAGAAACTAGACAGAAAGGTTGGTGGGAATCAATTGAGCAACTTAATGAAGATGAAGTGTCCAAGTTTGAAGAATGGTTGAATGTTGCTAGTTTTACTATGCACTACCGTTTGAACCAATCAATTGTGTCATCCTAA